Part of the Bacillus cabrialesii genome is shown below.
AGCTGCTTTACCGGCTGATCCGAACTCTCTCATTTTGCTTCGCACTGTCTCTTCCACGGCTTCAATGCCGGGAGTCATATAGCCGCGCGGTTCGTACAGATCGCTGTTTTCCTGAAACATGCGGCGTGTTTCGTCTGTCCAGGCTAGCATACATTCCGTATTGATATTGATCTTCGCATGACCGAGCGTGATGGCCTTTTTGATCTGATCCTGCGGAATCCCGGATGCCCCGTGAAGAACGAGGGGAATATCAGTTATGCGGGAGATAGCTTCCATTTCCTTAAATCCGAGATTCGGCTCACCCTGATATTTGCCGTGTACAGAGCCGAGGGCGGCGGCCAGCGCGTCGATATTGGTTTCTTTGACGATCCGCTCACATTCCGTGATATCGGCATAGCGGACCCCGCCGACCAGCCCGTCTTCCATGCCGCCGACCGTTCCGACTTCGGCTTCTACTGATACGCCGTGCTTTGCTGCATAACCGGTGACTTCTTTTGTCATCGCGATATTCTCGTCAATCGGCTGATGAGAGCCGTCAATCATCACTGAGCTGAATCCGGCAT
Proteins encoded:
- the iolJ gene encoding 6-phospho-5-dehydro-2-deoxy-D-gluconate aldolase, yielding MAFVSMKELLEDAKREQYAVGQFNINGLQWTKAILQGAQKEQSPVIAAASDRLVDYLGGFKTISAMVGALMEEMSITVPVVLHLDHGSSAERCRQAIDAGFSSVMIDGSHQPIDENIAMTKEVTGYAAKHGVSVEAEVGTVGGMEDGLVGGVRYADITECERIVKETNIDALAAALGSVHGKYQGEPNLGFKEMEAISRITDIPLVLHGASGIPQDQIKKAITLGHAKININTECMLAWTDETRRMFQENSDLYEPRGYMTPGIEAVEETVRSKMREFGSAGKAAKQQVG